The region GACTCGCTCAGGAAAACTTTATGATTTTGGATGTGAAACGGAAAATAGCTACCGTTCACAAAAGTGATTCTACCTGGGTTTTAACTGCTATTTCAGATGAGGAATTAGCCACATTACTTTCTGTTACGGAAAGAAAAGAAAAGTATGAAAGGCTTTGGAAAACCTTTTTTGATAGTATTGCAATTAAAGAGCGTGAAAATAAAACATGTCAAAGAAACCATGTTGCGATGCACTATCGTAAGTATATGACGGAATTTATAGATGATGTGGAACATGAAAATGAACCTTTAAGGGATAATTTAGATAAAATAGGAAAGATAAATTATGAATAGAGAACGTGGGCCTTATTCTAATATTATTGATAAGAATAAGTTAAAAAAAGAAGAATTTAATACAAATTGGTCTAGTATTTTATTTGAAAAGAATGCATATCAATCTTTTTTAGATTATTTATGTAGTTTAAAAGACCAAAAATATAAGGATTTTGCGAATAAATTAATTCCTCAAGTAAATAATATGATAGGGATTCGTCTTCCTATCTTACAGGAAATTGCAAAGCAAATTGCCAAAGGAGATTATGAGGGGTTTTTATCCCATAGTAATGTTCAGTACTTTGAAGAAGTTATGGTTCATGGATATGTAATTGGAAAATTAAGCAATATTCCAATAGAGGATATACAAGAATTTATCAGCTACCATGTACCTAAATTAGATAATTGGTCCACTTGTGATTCTTTTTGTTCCTCTTTAAAAATTACAAAAAAGCATCCAAAAGAGGTGTTTGATTTTATTTTGCCATATGCTCATTCTAACAATTCCTATGAGATAAGATTTTTTATTGTTATGTGCCTAAATTACTACATAAATGAAGAATATGTAAGTATAGTAGATGAAACCTTACAGTCGATTATCAGCGATGAATATTATGTTAATATGGCAATTTGCTGGGCTTATACTACAATGTTTTATAAAGATTCAAATCGAGTGCTACAGTTCTTAAATAAATTAAAAAAACAATTAGAAACAGAGCAAAATAGTAGAAATCGTTTTATTTTACAAAAAACAATTTCAAAAATATGTGATTCAAGGAAGATAACGGCTGAAGAGAAAACCATTGTTCGTTCTTATCATGTATAAACCTTTCGTAGCGTGGAATACTAAGCAAGTAAAGAAATATTACTTGATAGGAGGAGACTCATGAAGAAGAAATTGTATATCTTAATGGCCGTTGCTATGTTAAGTATGTTCGCGATGACTGCTTGTTCAAGGACTGATGGTGTTGGTAATAAGACTACAGTTACACCTGCACCTACTACAACAACACCAGGAACTGGAACTGGTAATGGAACAGGTACAACAGTACCTACAACTACAGCGCCTACAACAGCACCAACAACTATGCCAACTACAATGCCAACAACTGTACCAACAACACATCCAACGAAAACACCATAAATGCATTAATTTATATAAAAAGTCTGTTTTAGTATAACTGAAACAGACTTTTTATTTTTTTATTCTATATTTGGATTCTCAATGACATATAAATCACAATTTCTACCTTTATGATAAATTTCTGCTTCTAAGTTCATACCAACATGCATTGCAACCTTTGTAGAACGAGAATTCTTTTTGTCAATGACAGCAACAATGCGAGGAATATGAAGTTCATAGAAAGCATATTCTAAGACACTTTTTGTACATTCCAATGCGTATCCGTAACCCCAATGGTCTATATTAAGTAAATATCCAAGTTCAATTTCAAAGCGGCCATTAATTTCAGAATTCTGAATTCCACAACGGCCGATTAATTCACTTGTTTCTCTACTAAAGATACCCCAGAATCCATAACCATAAAAATTATAAACATTTTTGATATATGCTTTATGTTTTTCGATTTCTTCTTGTAGATAATCATCGATATCATCAACAAATTCTCGGACTTCCGGTTGCTGATAGATATGATACATAGAGACGATATCATCAACACTTAATTCACGAATGATAAGACGTTCTGTTGTTGCAATTGTAACAGGTTCTCCATGAGAACGTAGATATACATTATTTAAAAATGAAAATGTAATCTCTTCAAAACCCTCTACAATTATATCTGCACCACTTAGATCTTGATTCCCGGAATTCTCATTATAATAACCTACACAAGTCATTCCTGCTGCTTTGGCCGCAGTAACACCATTATACGAATCCTCTATTACCAAACATTCATCTGGTGAAACACCAAGCAAACTAGCAGCTTTTAAAAAGATATCCGGAGCTGGTTTCGAGTGTTTTAAGTCCATTCCGGAAACATAATCATGAAAATAGGAGGTAAGGTTTAAATCTATTGCAGTTCGTTCAATCTGTTCCATTGGTGAGGAACTTGCTATAGCTAATTTAATTGGATGTTTTGAAAGATTTTTAATTAAATCAACTACATAAGGAACTGCAGGATAACTTTCTTCTAACTCAAGCTGATTTAGAACTTCTTGTTTTGTTCGAATTACTTCTTCTGAAGTATTCGGTAGGTTAAAATCTTTAACTAGTACATCTACCATATAGCGATCTGTATTTCCGATAAATTGGTAACAATATTCTTTTGATAAATCCAGACCAAACAGCTTCATAGCCTTCTGGAACGCCTTACAATGTAAAGGTTCACTATCTATAATAACTCCATCCATGTCAAACAATATCGCTTTTAACATTGAGATAACTCCAATCTTTTTAAATTATACATAGCTTACCATTTTTCATGGTTCTTTGCAAGTTGTTGGGGAATCATATCACTATGATAGGATATTGAGTAAAAATACTATGGAGTAAAAATACTATGGAGTAAAAATACTATGAATTACAAAGACTATGGATAAATAAGGAGTGATTTGATATAATATAAAAAATTCAGAAAATAAGTGAATAGGGAAGGGAGCTATAAATATGCCATTTATTAATTCTAAAGTGAGCGTGAAATTAACAAAACAACAAGAGGAAACACTAAAGCAAAAGCTTGGTAAGGCGATTGAGCTTATCCCAGGGAAAAGTGAAACATGGTTGATGGTGGGGTTTGAGGATGAATACTCACTATATTTTAAAGGGCAAGCGTATGAAAAAATTGCCTTTGTTGAGGTTGAAATATTTGGAAAGGCAGATAGAGCAGCATATGATAAATTAACTGCCGCTATCTGCGAAATTTATGATGAAGTATTACAGATTCCTTCTGATAAAGTTTATGTTACCTATCAGGAAGTGCAACATTGGGGATGGAATGGAATGAATTTTTAAAGTAATTATGAATTTCGATTTAGTAGCTTTTCAAAATACAATCCAGCAAGGAACCAGGCGGGCAGATAATCAAAACGAATAACTCCTTTAAAGTTAAGTTTGGCCTTGCTGTAGTCCCATGGACAAGCTTTTATTTTCTTTAACAAGGTGCCAGTAAGATACTCCATAGAAATAATTCCTAACGCATAGATGGAACCACGACAAAATGCACAACGTTTTTTTATTACTTTGCTTACAGGAGAAATTAAGGCAGCAAGCCCATAGATCGGAAACATCCAAATGGAAGTATGGCAGGATAAGGTTTTGTCTTTCCGTTCAATTGAGCTAAGACCTGTCCAAAAGCACTCCATACACCAACCACTAAGGCCACATAAGATAAAGTTAGTAAAAAAATTCTTTTTCATAAAAATTTGCCTCCGTTCTGCTTGCTCCTCTGATGCTAATATCAACTCATTGGCAATAGAAAGTAATAGTAAAAGAAAGTAATAGTAAAAGAAAGTAATTGTAAAAGAAAGTAATTGTAAAAGAAAGATGTTTAAAATTTAGATTCCATTAAAGAAATAATAGAAGTAAGTTATTTTACACATATGAATTACTTTTCTATAGTATCTGTAAAACCTATGGAAGGTATGCACAGTTTATCGGTATACCTAAGTTTTCAATACTGTTCTGAAGGTGTACTCCTATTATAAAAAATAGAAGAATTCATTGTGTATTCAAGTATTTGATTCATATTAACAGATTAATTATAAGGAGATATTAAGTGGAAATTGAGCGTAAATTTAAAATCAGCAAGCTTCCTGCTAACTTAGAACAATATAAGAAAAAGGAAATCATACAGGGTTACCTATGTACACAACCTGTAGTACGAATTCGTAAAAGTAATGAGAACTACATTTTAACTTATAAAAATAAATCAAACTTTAATCAAGAGCATGCAGTTATAAGCGAAGAAATCGAGTTACCATTAACGAAAGAAGCATTCGAGCATTTACTCTCTAAGGTGGACTTCGGTGTTATTGAAAAAACGAGATACTTGATTCCACTTTCACAAGACCATACCGCTGAACTAGATGTGTTTCATGGAAGATTAAGTGGACTTATGTTTGTAGAAGTTGAGTTTTCAAGTGAAAAAGATGCAATAGATTTTATTAAACCAGATTGGTTTGAGGAAGACGTTTCGAAAGATAAACGATATCGTAATTCTTACTTAATATCAGTATCAAGTCTTGAAGAACTTCATTTAGACAGTGAGGAATGATGTAATAATAAGGGATGAAGGGGTAATAAGTAATAAGGGTAGTTTGCTATTTCTATAGAAAGAGTAAATAGTTTGTAAGAATTTGACACTTTAATCAGATAGCACTTAAAAGTTTTATCACTTTAACAAAGAAAATTATTGACAATTCTTAATTTATTATCATATAATATTTCATAAGCAAAAACAATGGGGTAGTTGTGGTTCATAACTATACCCATTTTTATTTTGCCCTTTTGTAGTATTGGATAACAGAAAATGTGTTGTTTGGATACAATATGTTAGAGGGCTGTTTTAGATTAGAAAGTAAAGGAGAGAACAGACATGGGATATGTTGATGAGATAATAGAAAGAGCGATTGCAAAAAATCCGGGAGAACCAGAGTTTATTCAAGCGGTAAAGGAGGTTCTTACCTCCTTGAGACCAGTAGTGGATGCGAAT is a window of Lachnoclostridium phytofermentans ISDg DNA encoding:
- a CDS encoding DNA alkylation repair protein: MNRERGPYSNIIDKNKLKKEEFNTNWSSILFEKNAYQSFLDYLCSLKDQKYKDFANKLIPQVNNMIGIRLPILQEIAKQIAKGDYEGFLSHSNVQYFEEVMVHGYVIGKLSNIPIEDIQEFISYHVPKLDNWSTCDSFCSSLKITKKHPKEVFDFILPYAHSNNSYEIRFFIVMCLNYYINEEYVSIVDETLQSIISDEYYVNMAICWAYTTMFYKDSNRVLQFLNKLKKQLETEQNSRNRFILQKTISKICDSRKITAEEKTIVRSYHV
- a CDS encoding GNAT family N-acetyltransferase; amino-acid sequence: MLKAILFDMDGVIIDSEPLHCKAFQKAMKLFGLDLSKEYCYQFIGNTDRYMVDVLVKDFNLPNTSEEVIRTKQEVLNQLELEESYPAVPYVVDLIKNLSKHPIKLAIASSSPMEQIERTAIDLNLTSYFHDYVSGMDLKHSKPAPDIFLKAASLLGVSPDECLVIEDSYNGVTAAKAAGMTCVGYYNENSGNQDLSGADIIVEGFEEITFSFLNNVYLRSHGEPVTIATTERLIIRELSVDDIVSMYHIYQQPEVREFVDDIDDYLQEEIEKHKAYIKNVYNFYGYGFWGIFSRETSELIGRCGIQNSEINGRFEIELGYLLNIDHWGYGYALECTKSVLEYAFYELHIPRIVAVIDKKNSRSTKVAMHVGMNLEAEIYHKGRNCDLYVIENPNIE
- a CDS encoding phenylpyruvate tautomerase MIF-related protein, with amino-acid sequence MPFINSKVSVKLTKQQEETLKQKLGKAIELIPGKSETWLMVGFEDEYSLYFKGQAYEKIAFVEVEIFGKADRAAYDKLTAAICEIYDEVLQIPSDKVYVTYQEVQHWGWNGMNF
- a CDS encoding putative ABC transporter permease, whose protein sequence is MKKNFFTNFILCGLSGWCMECFWTGLSSIERKDKTLSCHTSIWMFPIYGLAALISPVSKVIKKRCAFCRGSIYALGIISMEYLTGTLLKKIKACPWDYSKAKLNFKGVIRFDYLPAWFLAGLYFEKLLNRNS
- a CDS encoding CYTH domain-containing protein, with the protein product MEIERKFKISKLPANLEQYKKKEIIQGYLCTQPVVRIRKSNENYILTYKNKSNFNQEHAVISEEIELPLTKEAFEHLLSKVDFGVIEKTRYLIPLSQDHTAELDVFHGRLSGLMFVEVEFSSEKDAIDFIKPDWFEEDVSKDKRYRNSYLISVSSLEELHLDSEE